The Trichomycterus rosablanca isolate fTriRos1 chromosome 22, fTriRos1.hap1, whole genome shotgun sequence genome has a window encoding:
- the tnnt1 gene encoding troponin T, slow skeletal muscle gives MAPQLAPPKIPEGDRVDFDDIHRKRMEKDLLELQTLIEAHFEQRKKEEGELIGLKDRIERRRSERAEQQRVRAEKERDRQTRIAGERQRKEDEEAKKRADDEAKKKKVLSNMGANFGGFLAKAEQRRGKRLTGREIKRKTLSERRAPLGIDNLREDGLRQRAQEMWDWIHQLESEKFDFMDEMKRQKYEIVVLLNRISHAQKFKKGHGKGKVGGRWK, from the exons ATGGCTCCTCAGCTCGCCCCTCCAAAGATCCCAGAGGGGGACAGAGTCGACTTTGAT GACATCCACAGGAAGAGGATGGAGAAAGACCTGCTGGAGCTGCAGACGCTGATCGAGGCTCACTTCGAACAGAGGAAGAAGGAGGAAGGGGAACTCATCGGCCTCAAGGACAGAATT GAGAGGCGTCGCTCTGAGAGAGCCGAGCAGCAGCGTGTAAGAgctgagaaagagagagaccgACAAACCAGGATCGCT GGGGAGCGCCAGAGAAAAGAGGATGAGGAGGCCAAGAAGCGAGCAGACGATGAAGCCAAGAAGAAGAAGGTTCTGTCCAACATGGGCGCCAACTTTGGTGGTTTTCTAGCCAAG GCGGAGCAGAGGCGAGGGAAGCGTCTGACTGGAAGAGAAATTAAGAGGAAGACTCTGTCTGAGAGACGCGCTCCTCTCGGCATCGACAACCTCAGAGAGGACGGTCTCAG GCAGCGAGCTCAGGAGATGTGGGACTGGATCCATCAGCTGGAATCGGAGAAGTTCGACTTCATGGATGAGATGAAGAGGCAGAAGTATGAG ATTGTTGTGCTGCTGAACAGGATTTCACACGCCCAAAAATT CAAAAAGGGACACGGAAAGGGAAAAGTTGGAGGTCGCTGGAAATAA